In one window of Toxotes jaculatrix isolate fToxJac2 chromosome 10, fToxJac2.pri, whole genome shotgun sequence DNA:
- the mtnr1al gene encoding melatonin receptor type 1A-like, whose protein sequence is MLNGPTFRGHDPMRLVDPRHLPQLMSLEDHEPTMVGATLGPRNSTPAGEEGAPGQQHQSFPWVVTLLAGVLITTIVVDVIGNLLVIVSVFRNRKLRKAGNAFVVSLALADLVVAIYPYPLVLTAIFHDGWIAGYIHCQISGFLMGLSVIGSIFNITGIAINRYCYICHSLKYDKLFSNSNTMCYVVLVWALTILAIVPNWFVESLQYDPRVYSCTFAQSVSSLYTITVVVVHFILPIGIVTYCYLRIWILVIQVRRRVKPDSRPKIKPHDLRNFLTMFVVFVLFAVCWAPLNLIGLAVALDSRLSRAIPEWLFTASYFMAYFNSCLNAVVYGVLNHNFRKEYKRIVLIIFKLHC, encoded by the exons ATGCTGAATGGACCGACCTTCCGCGGCCACGACCCGATGCGACTTGTCGACCCGAGGCACCTTCCGCAACTGATGTCCCTGGAGGACCATGAGCCCACCATGGTGGGAGCGACCCTGGGGCCCCGCAACTCCACGCCGGCAGGGGAGGAAGGGGCTCCGGGTCAGCAACACCAGTCCTTCCCCTGGGTGGTGACCCTGCTGGCTGGCGTCCTGATCACGACCATCGTGGTGGATGTTATCGGGAACCTGCTGGTCATCGTGTCCGTGTTCAGGAACAGGAAACTCAGGAAAGCAG GAAACGCCTTCGTGGTGAGCCTGGCCCTCGCAGACTTGGTGGTCGCCATCTATCCCTACCCCCTGGTCCTGACTGCCATCTTCCACGACGGCTGGATCGCCGGCTACATCCACTGTCAGATCAGCGGCTTCCTCATGGGCCTCAGCGTCATCGGCTCCATCTTCAACATCACCGGCATCGCCATCAACCGCTACTGCTACATCTGCCACAGCCTCAAGTACGACAAACTCTTCTCCAACAGCAACACCATGTGCTACGTCGTGCTCGTCTGGGCGCTCACCATCCTCGCCATCGTGCCCAACTGGTTCGTGGAGTCGCTGCAGTATGACCCTCGAGTATACTCCTGCACCTTCGCCCAGTCGGTCAGCTCACTGTACACCATCACAGTGGTTGTGGTGCACTTCATCCTGCCGATCGGCATCGTCACCTACTGCTACCTGCGAATCTGGATCCTCGTCATCCAGGTGAGGCGGAGGGTCAAGCCGGACTCGCGGCCCAAAATCAAGCCGCACGACCTCCGCAACTTCCTCACCATGTTCGTGGTGTTCGTGCTCTTCGCCGTCTGTTGGGCTCCGCTGAACCTGATCGGCCTGGCGGTGGCGCTGGACTCGAGGCTGAGCCGGGCCATACCGGAGTGGCTGTTCACGGCCAGCTACTTCATGGCGTACTTCAACAGCTGCCTCAACGCCGTCGTCTACGGCGTCCTGAACCACAACTTCAGGAAGGAGTACAAGAGGATCGTCCTGATCATCTTCAAATTACACTGCTGA